TCATTAGTGTAGGTGAGGATATTATGTCTGCGTCCATGGATGAGTTTAGAAGAAAGCACGCCTGTGAAAATCGTTGTTGTTTCCGTTGAAGACTTAAGCTGTCTGTCAGACTGTCAGTGATGCTAATGGTTGCAGTACTACCGACCTtgtaaacaaagaaaataaacccGTAGTTGATAAGTTTGTTTTTGGGTCTTCACAGAAACCATATTTATCGAAGTGTGTGCAGAGGAATATAATGGTTAAACCCTAAAAGCCAAATGGGAcgagatcattttttttttgttggttttcttGACCTTTTGTGCTTGGAGTTTGGCTCCCCCCAttcatcatttctcttttttgcttTTCACACGACAtcctgtttttttttaattttttattagaggGCCCAACTTTTGAGTAGTCCTCTTCAGGACCTTCTAGTTATACAAACgacaagaagaaagaaaaaaccaacCTTATTGTGGTGGATGTTAACTgcgatttattttacaatttctaattgttaaaaagaaacaaatgtaGTTGGGATAAAATAAGAATCAATTAGTTATAATAAGATGCATAGTCATTGAAAGAGACCATTATCATtttgagtattttctttttagtaaACAAGATTTCATGTCATATACGGTGTTGGAGGGCAAATTCTTATTTTGATAGTATCAGTTATTTTACAAGGCAAAAGACAGCATCACTGGAAGATCTGATAGTTAAGAACCCTGTTTTTGAGTACAATTCAACATTATCTTATTAAATGGTGTcgggaaaatataaaaatcaaaagaagaggaaaaccGATGACTGATAAGAACCCAACCCCAAAGGGTACAACGGAGAGAAAATACTCAGTTCCAGTCTttagcgagagagagagagagagagaaggcgaCTTGCGAATGGAACTGGAAGATACTGTAGCTGTAGAAGTGAGAAAGCAAGAGGAGGTGGTGGAGACATGGAACCAGAGAAAGCAAACCCAGATACTGCAACTCTCCGAGAAGCTCATCCATGGGGATCTTGATTCCCAGATAGAAGCAGCAAGAGATATCAGAAAGCTGGTCAGAAAATCGTCTTCGTCGTCTTCGTCTTCTTCGATGAAAACCCGCTCAAAGTTGGCAGCGGCGGGCGTGATTCAGCCCCTAGTTTTCATGCTTGTCTCTCCCAGTCTGGATGCCCAGGAAGCCTCTCTCCTCGCTCTCCTCAACCTCGCTGTACGCAATGAACGGTAACGTCtcttaacctctctctctctctctctctctctctctctctctctctctctctctctctctctattggtATTTCCTGAAAGCTTTAAACTTGACATGTGGGTTTGGTGTTTATCCTTGGGTGTGCGTATTTTTGGGTGTTGCCGAGGAATGGTTAAGAATGAAAAAATTACGGAAATTTGGTATTTTTTAGGGGTTTTAATCTGGCAGGATTCCGAATGTTTTATAATGTGACATGTTGGAAGTCGAATCGGCATATGCTATATGGAGAGTTCGTTGGTATATGCTGGAATTCGTTGAAAGTGTTTGTGGATGCTTATTGGATTTTAGGAATTGAATCTTTAAGGTGAGAGTCCGTATGAGGcatttctttcttaaaatttctGAGAAATGGTAagtaagaaagaaaaggagttTGGAATTTTGTGTGTTACTTAGGGTGTTTTCTTATTATAGCTGTAGACTCTGAAATTTGGGTTCGGTTCCCTTAGAAGTTTCTCTGGATTATCTGATATATGATTCTGGTGGATGGCGTCGTGTAGCTGGGCTTTACTTCCCTCGGGTGGATCGGAAGGACCTTGTCTTAGTGGGGTTCCATGTCATCAAAAAGAAgatttgagtttctgtttaacTTAGAAATCAACGTGTAGATgggttttttgaattttatattctgatgttttttctatttaatatttGGTCGAGACCAACAGTTATGGTGATGTCTTACTCATATTGGGTGTCCCAGCTGAAGCCtctaaattgaatttatttatgtgtTCACATTTGGTATAATAATTTGTTTATATCTCACTTTAGGAGAGCTTCATGAGAACCTGGACAATCTTGAATTCCTTGTCTGGTTGGTTGCTGATTTATATGTACGTGATTTTGATCTTTTATGGGGTTTTGACATTAAGAAAATCTATTCAATCAATCTACTTATTTGTGTTTGGCTGAGTTTGGGGGAAACCCATGCTTCCTTTTCACATAAATGCCGAAAATACTAATAATCAGTGATTATCTCATTTGGTTTTGCATGAAAAATGAACAGACGGAAGAAAAACTCTTGAGAACGTTGAAAGCTGAGCTGATTTTCCTATCATTTTGCCAGAAGCCAAAAGGCTTTATAGggttttttgaacttttttttaagGCATAGTTCAATGCTGAGAATTTGGATGGAGAAATTTGCAGTTGGTTGATTCTTTGTGTGAGACTAAACAACTTTGTGGGATTGCTCTCTTTGTCGGCATTGTAATGAAGTATGAGTTGGGGATTTTTAATATCATAATGAATGGTTGTATATAATTTTGATTCGGGAAATAGGtttaaaatgtttttgttaGTTTCAAGGGGCTGAATTGGGGCCAAATGCGGACTTGTTTGTGGTGTTCAAATATACAGCCTTGTCTTCGCAGACCTTGTTTTGTATTCTTTACCACCATCTAGTATAGCCCCATCACTCTGATATCAAGAAAGCAACCTTTCTTCCGGGAGTGGATCCTTTTCAGTTGTAGGAAAATAGATTTTGCCTGGTGAATGTTCACCACAGTGGTGCATTCTCATTATCAGACGTGTATCTGCTTGAAAGAAATCCTTTGCtacatttgattttcaattttctgaATGTCggataatatttatttgtttgtttgaatttgttGATTGTTTGATATGCTGTTGATTTTTAGTATAGGgtcatttatatttttgtattgatcAGAAACAAGGTCAAGATAGTCACAGCAGGTGCTGTCCCTCCTCTAGTGGAGCTCCTCAAGTTCCAAAACGGCAGTCTGAGGGAATTAGCCACTGCAGCAATCTTAACACTCTCAGCTGCATCACCAAACAAGCCCGCTATTGTAGCTGCTGGAGCTACACCACTCCTGGTTCAGATCCTCTGTTCTGGAAGTGTTCAAGGAAAAGTTGATTCTGTTACAGCCCTACACAATCTCTCCACTAGCACAGGGAATTCCACTGCAATTCTTGATGCAAAAGCAGCTCCCCCTCTCATTAACCTCCTTAAAGAATGCAAGAAGTATTCCAAGTTTGCCGAAAAAACTACAGCCCTACTTGAAATCCTTTCCAACTCCGAAGCAGGACGAATTGCGATTTCAAATTCTGATGGTGGGATTTTAACCCTTGTGGAGACGGTTGAAGATGGATCTCTAGTCAGCACAGAACATGCAGTTGGAGCTTTACTCTCTTTGTGCCAGAGCTGCAGAGATAAATACCGGGAACTCATTCTTAATGAAGGTGCAATCCCAGGCCTTTTGCGACTGACCGTAGAGGGCACAGCTGAAGCTCGGGAGAGAGCTCGTACGCTTTTGGATTTGCTTAGAGATTCTCCTCGAGAAAAGAGACTAGCCTCCTCAGTTTTGGAGAGAATTGTTTATGACATTGCTGCCCGGGTTGATGGAGCAGATAAAGCTGCTGAAACTGCCAAGAGATTACTGCAAGACATGGTTCAAAGAAGTATGGAGCATAGCTTGAGCCGCATACAGCATAGGGCTGCATCATGTACACCCTCGGATATTCGATCTACATAATTTAACCCAatctatttgattttatttgtggGGTTAATAAGGTAGTTTTGACTAGAAAGTGGGTTAGAGTTTTAATCTGAACCTCTTTTGTTTGGCAAAGCTCCTGTACCTGGCTAGTTTATTATTGAAGGTGGAAATAGCTAAAACGAATCAGATTTTAGTGTAATGTAACCTCTTGGGTATGTTGTATATCTTGATTATGGTCatgtatatagatatatattgcTTTTTAATCAGGAACGTAGGCAATggatgctgctgctgctgctgcatcaCCATGGGACTCATAGTCGGGTTTGTTCAAAACTGTGTGTGGATGGGCATTACTTCTCATGGATCCCATACTTGATTTTATTTCTCACTTGTGGCGGTGAGGAAGAAAACAGTTAGTACAAGACTTGAAGTAGCTTGAAACATAATTCAATACATCTTTCCCTtacaccttcttcttcttcttcttctatatatatatattgtcagtCTGTGTGTAAGCTCAAAGCCATACATTGTGATATTCATTTACTTGTGTCTAATTGGTAGATCGCTAAGGGACGTGGGATTTCCTAACTCGGAGTCGAATCAAATTTTCTactgtgttttttcttttttttttcaagaaattattaattattaagtcaAATGGGTTTCCTtcctaaatataatatatatatatatatatatgtcggtGATGAATCAAATAACTGCAAATGGGATATTGTTTATGCATCAATAGCACGGTGGATAATTAATAATCTTTTAaggatattaatttatttataaaatctaCTTATTATTAACacacaattaaattaaaattgatgtAATACAAATCGGTTTCATCAttgcctttttttaaaaattattttatacaattttGACGAGTCCATCTCTTCTGAAggtaataattacatattttgcCACTGTCGGTGTGACCGTAATTCAGCTCTGATGCAAATTGCAAAGCTGTAGGCCCACGTGGCTTCCTCCTTCCTTCCACGTGATCAAAGTAATtagctgttttttatttttattccagCCCCCTCGCCGCATTGCATTGCATTCCATTTGCCTCCACCGCTCtctcaaaatttaaaagagttttattcatcattttcatattatatactatatataatttatttttttatttttttctattatcatatatatatatatatgatgggtagtaaaatttaaataatttttaaaaaataaaataataaataattaatttttttaaaaaaattaaaaataataaaaataaatataatatataatatgtaaaaacgataaataacaaaattaaaaataaaatttataatatcctCCTCTCTCTTGAGACTTGACTCTTCTCTCCTCTTTCATCTTCTCCTTTTTCCTACtggtttaataaataaatcattgcCACAATCTGTTTTGGACTCCACCCCCATCACACTTTTGTAGAAATCTTAATAGCTCCCTCCTCACCTGCTCGCACGCACACTTGAGTCCTTGACTTTTTAGACACCCTGGAGAGGAGAGAGTTTATTGTGCTATATTTGCTTCGATCTTCAGCTAGGAAAGGTAAGATATCCAGATACCTTTATATTTCGTTGTCGACTAATATATTTCTAGTAGTAGATCTCCTAAAAACCCATCTTTATATCATTACCATCTTCCACGCATTACTTTCAAGATCTGATATTTCATCATCCCCATTTCTAAACtctaaaatttatttctcaatTACTTCATTCTTCCACTGTTCTGCTcgtatttttagttttatggtgttcttgtttctttgttttgtagGAGATTTGGACGATCCTAGAAGCTTCTGGTATTGAAATTTTAGCTGGGtattttttgtttgctgttatATAGTAGATTGGGCGATTTCAGAAGTAGCTTCTGATCCTTAGAAATGTTGGATCGGTACTCGGCATCGAGGTACGGAGGATTCCGGCCGGAGAATTTGGGCCAGAATGCCCTGGGAATGATTGGTAATCTTTGCTTCACTATGTTTGTGCTTGGTGTCTTAATCTTTACAATTATTGCCGCCACTTATGAACCCGAAGACCCTTTGTTTCACCCATCAACCAAAATCACCACATTTCTCACATCCACCTCCAATGCCACTTTTAAATCTGATAACACCGTTGTCAAGACCGGTGAGGATTTCATGGCCTCGAACCAAACCGCATTCGCCGCGTTTATTAACATAACAGATGTCGACAATATGACCCTAGTTTCAGACCATCGTACTAGTAGTACCCTTGAAGAAACCCATTGCGAGGGCAGTATGGATACCCCAATTGATTGCAGGGACCCTGAAGTCTTCCATATGATGATGAGGGCTGCTATAGAACGGTTTAAGGATATCCATTTTTACCGGTTTGGGAAACCAGTTCCTGGGTCTAATGATAGCACCTGTGATATGGCATGGCGATTTAGGCCCAAGGAAGGGAAGACAGCCTCCTTTTATAAGGATTACAGGAGGTTTTTGATTTCAAGGTCTATGAATTGTACCCTTAGTGTGGTTGAGATTGGTGATTACCACACAGGGGTGAATgcgaggaagaggaagaagaatcagaaacCTGGGTTTGAGAAGAAACCAGAGAAGCAAGACCAGGTTACCACGTTGCCTGTTGTTGGGGAGGTTGTGAATGATGCCCTTCCCGTGGTTGAGTCTGAAGGTTCATTTGGCCGAGGGAAATACTTGATTTACGAAGGTGGTGGTGATAGATGCAAGAGCATGAACCATTACTTGTGGAGTTTCTTGTGTGCTTTAGGTGAAGCTCAGTACTTGAACCGAACATTGGTTATGGATCTGAGTATATGTTTGTCTTCAATTTACAGTTCATCGAATCAGGATGAGGAAGGCAAAGATTTCAGGTTTTATTTTGACTTTGAGCATTTAAACGATGCAGCATCTGTGTTGGACCATGGTCAGTTTTGGTCAGATTGGAATAAGTGGCAGAAGAAAGATGGGTTGAGTCTCTATCTGGTGGAGGATTTTAGGGTCACGCCAATGAAACTTGCTGAAGTGAAGGATGCTTTGATTATGAGAAAATTTGGGTCGGTGGAGCCAGACAATTACTGGTACAGGGTCTGTGAAGGGGAGACAGAGTCTGTAATTCAACGACCATGGCATCTGATATGGAAATCAAGACGGTTGCTGGATATAGTGTCAGCGATTGCATCAAGGTTGAATTGGGATTATGACTCTGTCCATATTGTGAGAGGGGAGAAGGCAAGGAACAGGGAGCTCTGGCCTAATCTTGATACAGATACTTCACCTGATTCACTTCTATCAACGTTGAGGGACAAGGTTGATGATGGGAGGAGCCTGTATATTGCAACAAATGAACCTGATACATCGTTCTTTGACCCTTTGAAGGATAAGTACTATACTCATTTCCTTGACGAGTACAAGGAGCTTTGGGATGAGAACAGCGAGTGGTACACAGAGATGGCAAAGCTTAACAAGGGGAATCCAGTTGAATTTGACGGTTACATGAGGGTGTCAGTGGATACAGAAGTGTTCCTAAGAGGGAAAAAGCAGATTGAAACCTTCAATGATCTCACGAACGATTGCAAGGATGGCATAAACACCTGCAGTGCTTCGGCCAGCTAATTACCACGTGTGAGGTTCCAAAAGTTGCTTCTTCCCCGCGTTTGGGAATATCCAGGTGTACCTTTTAGTTATTCTGTGTTGCAGCTGAGAACTTGTAAgctttttttaatgtattgttTTAATGAGTTTTGTACCTGTAAACCCAATTATGGATGTTCCAATACTAGTTATCTATTGAGATCCTGATTGAACTTATGTTTCTTGAATTTAATTTCTGAATCCAGTATTATGGTAATGTAAATGCTTCTTAGATTGCGTCTTAAAGATTATTTTTCTGTTGATGGTCATATGAATCTATACAACttaatgcttttattttatttggcgTTTTGATTATTTATATCCCCGCGAGCCATGCAAGTTAGAACTGCTTTTCATTTTTGCACTGAGGTATTTTACGCATGAAATCGATCAGGGCT
This is a stretch of genomic DNA from Carya illinoinensis cultivar Pawnee chromosome 3, C.illinoinensisPawnee_v1, whole genome shotgun sequence. It encodes these proteins:
- the LOC122305513 gene encoding U-box domain-containing protein 4; translated protein: MTDKNPTPKGTTERKYSVPVFSEREREREGDLRMELEDTVAVEVRKQEEVVETWNQRKQTQILQLSEKLIHGDLDSQIEAARDIRKLVRKSSSSSSSSSMKTRSKLAAAGVIQPLVFMLVSPSLDAQEASLLALLNLAVRNERNKVKIVTAGAVPPLVELLKFQNGSLRELATAAILTLSAASPNKPAIVAAGATPLLVQILCSGSVQGKVDSVTALHNLSTSTGNSTAILDAKAAPPLINLLKECKKYSKFAEKTTALLEILSNSEAGRIAISNSDGGILTLVETVEDGSLVSTEHAVGALLSLCQSCRDKYRELILNEGAIPGLLRLTVEGTAEARERARTLLDLLRDSPREKRLASSVLERIVYDIAARVDGADKAAETAKRLLQDMVQRSMEHSLSRIQHRAASCTPSDIRST
- the LOC122305514 gene encoding uncharacterized protein LOC122305514 produces the protein MLDRYSASRYGGFRPENLGQNALGMIGNLCFTMFVLGVLIFTIIAATYEPEDPLFHPSTKITTFLTSTSNATFKSDNTVVKTGEDFMASNQTAFAAFINITDVDNMTLVSDHRTSSTLEETHCEGSMDTPIDCRDPEVFHMMMRAAIERFKDIHFYRFGKPVPGSNDSTCDMAWRFRPKEGKTASFYKDYRRFLISRSMNCTLSVVEIGDYHTGVNARKRKKNQKPGFEKKPEKQDQVTTLPVVGEVVNDALPVVESEGSFGRGKYLIYEGGGDRCKSMNHYLWSFLCALGEAQYLNRTLVMDLSICLSSIYSSSNQDEEGKDFRFYFDFEHLNDAASVLDHGQFWSDWNKWQKKDGLSLYLVEDFRVTPMKLAEVKDALIMRKFGSVEPDNYWYRVCEGETESVIQRPWHLIWKSRRLLDIVSAIASRLNWDYDSVHIVRGEKARNRELWPNLDTDTSPDSLLSTLRDKVDDGRSLYIATNEPDTSFFDPLKDKYYTHFLDEYKELWDENSEWYTEMAKLNKGNPVEFDGYMRVSVDTEVFLRGKKQIETFNDLTNDCKDGINTCSASAS